In the genome of Deltaproteobacteria bacterium, one region contains:
- a CDS encoding DNA-binding protein → MARGHVEHPTLPALATAAEVADWLRTSRKAVYAMVERGQIPGVVRIRRRVLFDRARLVEWLEKRRAVSPQE, encoded by the coding sequence ATGGCCCGCGGTCACGTCGAGCACCCCACGCTGCCGGCCCTGGCCACGGCCGCGGAGGTGGCCGATTGGCTGCGCACGTCGCGCAAGGCGGTCTACGCGATGGTCGAGCGTGGGCAGATCCCGGGAGTCGTGCGCATTCGCCGCCGCGTGCTGTTCGATCGCGCTCGCTTGGTAGAATGGCTCGAGAAAAGGCGTGCGGTCTCGCCACAGGAGTGA